Part of the Candidatus Limnocylindria bacterium genome, GGGTCGTCGGCATCGAGGGTCCGCGCGTGCTCCAGGCGCTCGCGCGCGGCGGCGAGGTCTCCCGCCCGCATCTGCGCGAAGCCCGCGTCCGCGAGGTACGCGGGTTCGGCCGGGCGCAGCGCGGCCGCACGCTCGAGGGCGCCGACCGCCTGGTCGACGTCGTCGGCCATCAGCAGCGCGACACCGAGCTCGTGCAGCGCGTCGGGGTGCTCCGGCCACAGCTCGAGGACGCGAGCGAAGGAGGCGAGCGCGGCCGGCGCGTCGCCGCGGTGTCGCGCGAGCAGCCCGAGCCCGAAATGCGCTTCCCAGAGGTCAGGCTCGACCGCGAGAGCGGACTCGAACACGGACCGCGCCTCGGCCGATCGCGTCGCGTCTCCCTCGATGGCGCCCCTCCCCGCGCTCTCGAGCGCTCGCTCGAGGTCGGCATGGCGGATCCCGAAGCGGAGGCGTCGCGCCTGCCCCGCGATCTCACCGCTGGTCTCCAGCTCGAGCAGCGCATCAAGCTCGCGTGCCGCGCGGTCGCGGTCACCCGTTTCGTACGCGGCGCGCGCGAGGTTCAGTCGCACGATCGCGGGTCCGTTCGCCGCGAGCGCCGCCTCATAACGCGGGATCGCATCGGCGTTCTCACCGCGCGCGTGCAGAGCCGCGCCGTAGGACGCGTGAAGCTCCCAACCCGCGGCGCCGGCGGCGACCGCGCGCTCGAACGCGGGGTGGCCCGCTCCGAGGTCGCCGCGCTGCAGCGCGATGATCGCCGTGAGCTCCTGCGCCGCGCCGTACGAATCGCTCGCCGGCGAAATGCGACGCAGGTGCGCGAACGCGGGCGCGCTCGCGCCGGCATTCGCATAGAGCTCGGCGAGGCGAACGACGTCCGCGTCCGGGAGCGCGCGCACGGCGTGCGCGTGCTCGTAGGCGACGATCGCCTCGTTGATGTGGCCGGCCTCCGCCCGCAGCTTCGCGAGGATGTAATGCGCGCGCCACGAGCGAGGGCGGATGACCGTGAGGTCCTCGAGCGCGCGGACCTGGCGGCCGATGTCACCCCGCTCGAGTGACTCGGCCGCGAGAACGAGGAGCCGCTCCTCCGCAGGAGCGCACTCCGGGTCCCCGCCCAGCGCCGCGAGATAACGCTCAAGCGCGCGCCCGATCGCCTCATCCGCGCCCGCGGGGTCGCTCTGGCGTAGCAGCGTCGCCGTGACCTCCTCGTCCATGCCTTCGAGGAGTGCGGCGTACGCGTCCTCAGTCGCGGCGGCGGGCGCATCCGCGGCGGTCGTGTTCGTCGCACCGACGGCGCGCGCCAGCCAGCGCGCGAGGGCCGGCTCGGTCGTCGCGAGCGTCCCGGGTTCGATGCCTATCGAACGCGTCGCGCGGACCGCGCCGCTGCCGACATCGACGAGCGTGACTTCGAGGCGCCGGGAACCTCCGTCCTCGCGATAGATTCCGGTGAGCGCGTACGCGGCGCCGAGCGCGCGCCCGTACTCCGCCGCGAGGTTGGGCTCAGGCGACGACCCAAACACGAGGTAGCCGGCGTCGCTCGCGGCCTCGGGCATCGCGACCAGGAATACCGGCCGCACGTCGACGGCCTCTTCCTGAGCGAATCGTTCGACCAGGCGAGCAGCGAGCTGACGAGCCCACGCCCCTGCCCGCGCCGTCATTCCGCGCGCGCCGAAGGGGATGACGGCGACGATGGGACGCGCGACGGTCATGCTCTCAGCGCCAGCGGATGCGGTGGTGCTTGCGCGGCCCGACCTGGATCACTGGTTCAGTGGCGGTCGGGACCATCGTCTCCAGGCTCGCCTTGGACCCGTCCACCTTGACGCCGCCCTGCTTCACCAGGCGCAGCGCATCGCTGCGGCTCGACGCGATCTTCGAGTCGCGAAGGAGGTCGACGATGTTGATCTCCGCGTGGCCGTTGATCTCGACCTCGACCGTCGGGATGTCCTCGGGGAGCCCGCCCTCTTTGAACTGCCTGCCGAACGCGATCTTCGCCTCGTCGGCGGCCGCGGGCGAATGCAGCTCGCTCGTGATCTGCCACGCGAGCTTCTCCTTCGCTTCCTTCGGATGGAGCTCACGGTTGCCGATCGCGCCGAGGATCTTGTTGACCTCTTTGCGCGGCATCTCCGTCGCCCACTCGAAGTAATGGGGCATGAGCTTGTCCTCGATCGACATCACCTTTCCGTAGATCTCGTTCGGCGGGTCGGTGAGCCAGATGCCGGTCTTCGGCTTCGACTTGCTCATCTTCTCGCCGTCGAGGCCCTCGAGGAGATGATTGATGAGGAGGTTCTGCGGCCGCTGACCGAGCTGCTCCTGCAGCTCGCGTCCGGCGAGGATGTTGAAGAGCTGGTCGGTGCCGCCGACCTCGACGTCGGATTCGATCGCGACCGAGTCGTACGCCTGCAGCAGCGGGTAGAGAAGATCTTTGATCGGGATCGCGGTCTTCTTCTCAAGCCGCTTGCGGAACTCCTCGCGCTGAAGCATCTGCTGCGTGGTGAAGCGCGACGCGAGGTCGATCACGTCCTTCAGCCCGAACTTGCCGAACCACTCCGACTGGAGGACCACGCGCGTGCCTTCGCGCGGGACGATGAGATGGAACTGCTCGATGTACGTCTCGGCGTTCTTCATCACCTTGTCGTGCGACATCGTCGGCCGCGTCTCGTCCTTATCGGTGGGATCCCCGATCTGTGTCGTCCAATCGCCGACGATGAGCACGATCTCGTGCCCCCATTCGGCCAGCTTGCGCAGCTTGCGCAGAGGCACGGCATGGCCGAGGTGGAGATTTGGGTGCGTCGGGTCGAAGCCCTGTTTGATACGCAGCTGACGGTCCCCGGCGCGCAGGGCGGCGGCGAGGTCTTCGCGGACGATCACCTCGGCCATCCCACGGGTCAGGAACTCTTCGAGCTCGGCGTCGCTGGGGCGCGTGGGCACGACGGAGAGGATATCGGCGGGGCCGAGGCTTTACGATGGAAGCATCGCGCGCAATACGACACGCGACCACGCTCTCGGGCGCGGACCGTATCGCCAGTTGCGGCGCCGAAGTGGGGGCGGCATTCGCGGCAGGCTCGCGGTGGTGCCCCCGGTCGTGCTCGCGTTGGTCATCGCCACCCTCGCGCTCGCCGGTTTCGGCGCGGTGACCGCGTTCGCGTTTTTCGCCTCTGACCTGCCATCCCCGGAGGACCTCGCGAAGGACCCCCTCGCCCAGTCGACCAAGGTCTACGACCGGGACGGCGCGACGCTCCTGTACCAGTTCGAGGTCGAGCGGCGGGAGGTGGTCTCGCTCAACTCCATCCCCCAGGTGGTGATCGACGCGACCATCGCGGCCGAGGACAAGTCCTTCTGGACCAACCCCGGCATCGACGTCTTCGGCATCGCCCGGGCGGTGCGCGATGACCTCTTTCACAAGGACGTCGTGAGCGGCGCCTCGACGATCACGCAGCAGCTCGTGAAGCAGCGGATCGTCGGCGACGAAGTGAGCGTCTCCCGCAAGATCAAGGAGGCGATCCTCGCCGTTCAGGTCACCCGGACCTACTCGAAGGAGCAGATCCTCGAGCTGTACTTCAATCAGATCTACTACGGGAACCAGGCCTACGGGATCAAGGCCGCGGCGCAGTCCTATTTCGGAAAGTCAGATCTTTCGACGCTCACGGTCGCCGAGTCCGCCCTGCTCGCGGGTCTGCCGCAGTCACCGTCGATCCTGGATCCGTCTCAGGCCGGCAACGTCGAGCGCGCCAAGGATCGTCGCGCCTACGTGCTCGACCAGATGGTCGACTTCGGCGCGATCACGCACTCGCAGCGCGACGCCGCGGACGCGGAGCCGATCACGGTGGCCGGCCCGCAGGTGACGACGATCACGGCGCCGCACTTCGTCTTCCAGGTGCGCAACCAGCTCGCGCAGATCCTGGGCGGCGACGAGTCGGCGGTCACGCGCGGCGGCTTCAAGGTCACGACCACGCTCAACACGAAGACACAGGAAGCGGCCGAGCGGCATGTGAAGGAGTCGGTCGAGTCGCTGCACGACAAGAATGTGTGGAACGCTGCGATGGTCTCGATCGACCCGCGCACGGGCGAGATCCTCGCGTACGTCGGCTCGGTCGATTACTACGACCGCGACGACCCTCGCGTGCAGGGCCAGTACGACGCCGCTGGCATCGCGCAGAGACAGCCGGGTTCCTCGTTCAAGATGTTCAACTACGTCACCGCTCTCAAGAAGGGCGCGACGGCGGCGACCGTCGTGGTCGACGCGCGCACGGACTTCACGGGGCGAGCAGACCCCACGCGCATGAGTCCGTCGGCGTGCGGCTACTGTCCCGAGAACGCGGACCTCCAGTACCACGGGCCGGTGACGATGCGGCAGGCCATCCGCGAGTCGCGCAACGTGCCCGCCGTGAAGTTCCTGTCGCAGTACAGCGGGATCGAGGACACGATCCAGACCGCGCACGACATGGGCATCACGGCGAACATCGACCCGAACCAGACCGGTCTGTCGCTCACGCTCGGGTCGAAGGAAGTGAAGCTCGTCGATATGGCGAGCGCGTACGGCGTGCTCGCGAACCTCGGCGTGCGCGTGACGCCGACGTACATCCTCAAGGTCGAGGACTCGCGCGGGAAGGTCGTCTGGGAGCACAAGGACTACGAGCAGAAGCGCGTGCTCGATGCCGGTGTCGCATGGCTCATGACCGACATCCTGAAGGACACGACACAGCCCTCGCGGGACTTCATCTTCGGCAGCTGGACCAACATCGGGCGTCCCGCGGCTTTGAAGACGGGGACGACAGACAACCTCAAGGACGTCTACAGCGTCGGCTACGTCCCCACCCTGGTCACGGGTGTGTGGATGGGCAATGCCAACGGCGATCCGATGAGCTCGCGAGATTTCTCGAGCGCGATGGGGCCCGGGGTGCTGTGGCGCGATTACATGAAAGAGGTGCTCGACGGCGTCCCGGTCGCGGACTGGGAGCGGCCGGCGAACATCGTGCAGGCGACCATCGTGGCCGCGCCAGGAGCCTTCGGCGGATACGGCTCGGGTCTTCTTCCGTCGAGCCTCTCGCCGTTCTCCATGACCGAGTTCTTCGTCCGCGGCACTGTTCCGACACAGGTCGACAACTGGTGGGTCGCAGGATGCCCCGGTCCGGACGGCACCGCGCGTATCGCCCTCAAGCCGCAGGAGCGCGCGCCTGGGAACGTCTGGCAGAAGTACACGGATCAATGGATCAAGGGCGCCAACGCCGGCTCGTACGGCTATGGCCGGTACAGCTGGAATCTCATCGGCTCCGAACCATGTCCGAGCCCATCGCCCTCGCCATCTCCTTCTCCGTCACCCTCGCAGGGCTTCAGCCCGAGCCCGACCACCAGGCCGAGTGGCACGCCGTTCGTCGTGCCGTCGCTCACGCTTCCGCCGTTCCCGTCCGGTCGGACGGTCGCTCCAAGTCCTACGCGCCCTCCGTGAATCGACGCGTCGGCGCGATCGTTGCCTGCGTCGACGCGGACGGACGCGTGCTCCTCGTTCGTCAGCGAGGTGGACCGTTCGCCGGCGCCTGGCTGCTGCCAGGCGGCGGTGTTGAACAGGGCGAGTCACCGGAGGACGCGGTGCGTCGCGAGACCCTTGAGGAGACCGGCTGCGAGTTGACGGCACTCGCGCATGTCGCGACGTACGAGGTCGACGAGAGCACCGAGGACTTTCGCTCGCTCATGCACCTCTATCGCGGCAATGCGGTGGGCGAGGCGCGGGCGGAGGTTGGATCCGCCGTGCGATGGTCCGCGCCGGATGCCGCCGGCTTTCATGCCGCGCTGCGACGCGAGCTCGCGGATGCGGGTCTGCGCCGCGAGGATGATGAGCGGCTCGCGCGTGCTCTCTCCGCGACGAACGTGACGATGCGTCGCGTCGATCGCTGAAACACACGTCCGTTGGGGCGATGACGTTCCTGAATATCACGATGCGGGTTGCGCGTCCGTTGAAGTGCGCGCGGAGCGGTACGGATTCGACCGCTCTGGGTACGGGAATCATCCAAATTACGTAGAGTTCTCGGGCGCAGATACCCCGTTGAAGCCCCTTTGACACGGCTGCCCCCGGTCGCCCGCTACTCGGGCATGTGGGTCGCTCGTTAGTCAGTCGTGGGGTATGCAACTCGGGCAACGGTCCTTCTGTCCTGTTTGGCGCTGTGCGTTGGGACGGTCCCTGGTATCGGCAGCACGCCCGTTGCCGCAAACGTGCAGGCGCCCGCGCATACACCGCTGCGGGCCGCCGCGGTCCTCACCGTGATCTCCGGCGACGTGCAGACGCGTTTCGGCGGCTCGGGCTTCTCGAGCGCGACCGATGGCGCGGTCCTCTACGTCGGCTCCACTGTCCGCACCAGCGGCGACGCGCGCGCGGTCCTCACACTGTTCGAAGGCTCCACGATCGAGCTCGAGCCCGCGAGCGACATCACGATCGAGGAAGCGACCACACGAAGCAGCTCGACGATCGTGCAGCTCGCGCAGTCGGTCGGACGGAGCTGGCATGTCGTCACGCATCTCACCACCGCCGACTCACGCTATGAAGTGAGGACGCCCGCCGCGACCGCATCGGTCCGCGGCACCGCGTTCGAGGTCGCCGTCGATGACGCGCTCAGTGGCCCGACAACGACCGTGACCACGACCGAGGGTCGCGTCGCGACAGCGGACACCGCTGGCTCGAGCGAGGTCCTCGTCACCGCCGATCAGATCACGACGGTCCGCGCGAACACCGCGCCCGAGCCGCCCCGCGCGGCGCCCGACGCGCAGCGCGTGGTCAGCGTCGCCGTCGTGTCGGAGAGCTCGCTCGTCGTCGATCCGCTTGGCCGCGTCAATGGCTTCAAGGACGGCAAGGTCTTCGCGCAGACGCCGGGCGCGCGGGTGCGCATGCAGGACGGCACGATCGTCGTGACCCTGCCGAACGTCCCCGATGGCGTATTCGCGACGACCGTCTCGGCAGGCACTTCGGCGACCGTGTCCACCACCGTGACCGACAAGGGCGAGGAGCCCGTCAGAGTCAACAACGCGGTCGAGGCCGGCAGCGCATCGACGACCTCGGGTGTCGAGCTGCGCAAGGGCAGCGACATGCCGCAGGTACGTTCGCTCACACCGGACGAGACGCAGAAGCTGTCGGACGCGAAGTTCGGCGCGAAGGCGAAGGTCCGCGCGATCGCGAAGCAGACGCTGCGCGCGCCCGCGACGACCGAAGGGAACTCGGGCACCACAAGGGCGCCGACGAAGAAGAACGACGCGACCCCGCAGCCCGCAGCCACGCCGCGCCGGACCGAAGGCCCCACGCCGGCGCGCCGCTAGAGCCGGACGATCGTCGCGCCGTCGCCGCCCTCGGCGGCGCCGGCGGGCTCGTGGGCGCGCACCAGAGGATGCCGCGACAGCACCTCACGCACGGCGGTGCGTAGCGCGCCGGTCCCCTTGCCGTGCACGATCCGCAAGCGATCGACGCCCGCGACGGCGGCGTCATTGAGGTAGCGGTCAAGCACTTCGAGTGCCTCCTCGGCACGAGCGCCGCGCAGGTCCAGCTGTAGCGACACGGCCGCCGCCGAGCCGCCGATGACCGGCCGCGTCGCGAGCGGCGCCTCCTGGGCCGCCCGTGCGGGCCGCAGGCTCGTCGCAGGGACGCGCAGCCGCAGCGCACCGGCCGCGACGTCGGCCATCCCGCGGTCATCGATCGAGAGCAGTGTGCCGGGCTCGCTCACGCCCTCGACATGTACGGGCGAGCCGATCGCGATAGGCACCGCGGCGCGCGGGGCCTGCTCGGGTGTGGCCGCCGACCGACGCGTCGTCTCCGCCTCAGCGAGGGCGGCTCGAGCGTCGTCGACGAGGTTGCGCTTCGCCGCCTGGTCACGCGCGCTCTCCGCCTGCCGTAGCGCTCGGCGCGACTGGAGCAGAAGCTCATCCGCCTCCGTGCGCGAGCGACGTGCCGACCGCTCGGCCTCGTCGCGGATGCGCTCCGACTCACGCCGCGCTTGCTCCGTCAGGCGCCGCGCATCTTCGGCCGAAACGCGCGCCTCCTCGAGCGCCGCGGAGAGATCGGTGCGATGACGCTCGGCCTCCCGCAGCGTCCGCTCGAGCGATCGATGGAGCTCGGATAGGTGTGACTCCGCGCGCGCTAGGACGGCGTTGTCGAGACCCAGGCGAGACGCGATCGCGAACGCGTTCGACGATCCCGGCAGACCGATATGCAGACGGTATGTGGGACGGAGTGACTCGGCGTCGAATTCGACGCTCGCGTTCGACGCGCCGGGCGTGTTGAGCGCGAATGCCTTCAGCTCCGGGTAGTGCGTCGTCGCCGCCACGAGAACGCCGCGCCCCAGCAGTGTCTCGAGGACGGCCATCGCCAGAGCGGCACCTTCGTCAGGATCCGTCCCCGCGCCGAGCTCGTCGAGCAGCGCGAGGTCATCGCGCTCCGCCTCGGCGAGGGTCGCGACGACGTTTCGGAGATGCGACGAGAATGTCGAGAGCGACTGCGCGATCGACTGCTCGTCGCCGATGTCCGCGAACACACGCTGCACGACCGGCACCCGGCTGCCACGCGATGCAGGTATCTGCAGGCCGGACGCGGCCATGAGTACGAGCAGTCCGAGCGTTCGAAGGGTCACGGTCTTTCCACCGGTATTGGGACCCGTGATGACGAGCGCGCGGAAGTCCGATCCAAGGCGCACATCGATCGGCACGACGCCGGTCCCGCGTTCGACCAGGAGCGGATGGCGCGCTCCGACGAGATCGACGATGCCGTGCGAGTCGAGCACCGGCCGCTCGCACTCGAGATGGGCCGCGAGCTCGGCCTTCGCGAGCAGGAGGTCGAGGGCGGCGAGGGCGGTCGTCACCGCGTCGAGGTCGTCCCCCGCCCGTTCGACGCGGCGCGACAGCTCGTCGAGAACGCGGCGCACTTCGGCGCTCTCGGCGAGCTCGGCCTCGCGGAGCGCGTTGTTCGCCTCGAGGATCTCGAGCGGCTCGATGAACACGGTGGCGCCGCTCGCGGACTGATCGTGGACGATCCCCTTGACCGCGCCGCGCATCTCGGCCTTCACTGGCACGACGTAGCGTCCGCCACGCTGCGTGATGAGCTGCTCCTGCAGAGCACGTGAGAGGTCCGGCGAGCGCAGCAGGCCGTCCAGGCGCTGCTGGAGGCGGGCCTGCGCCGCTCTGAGCGCCGCGCGCAGCGAGCCGA contains:
- a CDS encoding tetratricopeptide repeat protein — encoded protein: MTVARPIVAVIPFGARGMTARAGAWARQLAARLVERFAQEEAVDVRPVFLVAMPEAASDAGYLVFGSSPEPNLAAEYGRALGAAYALTGIYREDGGSRRLEVTLVDVGSGAVRATRSIGIEPGTLATTEPALARWLARAVGATNTTAADAPAAATEDAYAALLEGMDEEVTATLLRQSDPAGADEAIGRALERYLAALGGDPECAPAEERLLVLAAESLERGDIGRQVRALEDLTVIRPRSWRAHYILAKLRAEAGHINEAIVAYEHAHAVRALPDADVVRLAELYANAGASAPAFAHLRRISPASDSYGAAQELTAIIALQRGDLGAGHPAFERAVAAGAAGWELHASYGAALHARGENADAIPRYEAALAANGPAIVRLNLARAAYETGDRDRAARELDALLELETSGEIAGQARRLRFGIRHADLERALESAGRGAIEGDATRSAEARSVFESALAVEPDLWEAHFGLGLLARHRGDAPAALASFARVLELWPEHPDALHELGVALLMADDVDQAVGALERAAALRPAEPAYLADAGFAQMRAGDLAAARERLEHARTLDADDPITRAYLSELDRVQAALAKGS
- the tyrS gene encoding tyrosine--tRNA ligase; this encodes MPTRPSDAELEEFLTRGMAEVIVREDLAAALRAGDRQLRIKQGFDPTHPNLHLGHAVPLRKLRKLAEWGHEIVLIVGDWTTQIGDPTDKDETRPTMSHDKVMKNAETYIEQFHLIVPREGTRVVLQSEWFGKFGLKDVIDLASRFTTQQMLQREEFRKRLEKKTAIPIKDLLYPLLQAYDSVAIESDVEVGGTDQLFNILAGRELQEQLGQRPQNLLINHLLEGLDGEKMSKSKPKTGIWLTDPPNEIYGKVMSIEDKLMPHYFEWATEMPRKEVNKILGAIGNRELHPKEAKEKLAWQITSELHSPAAADEAKIAFGRQFKEGGLPEDIPTVEVEINGHAEINIVDLLRDSKIASSRSDALRLVKQGGVKVDGSKASLETMVPTATEPVIQVGPRKHHRIRWR
- a CDS encoding PBP1A family penicillin-binding protein, which gives rise to MPPVVLALVIATLALAGFGAVTAFAFFASDLPSPEDLAKDPLAQSTKVYDRDGATLLYQFEVERREVVSLNSIPQVVIDATIAAEDKSFWTNPGIDVFGIARAVRDDLFHKDVVSGASTITQQLVKQRIVGDEVSVSRKIKEAILAVQVTRTYSKEQILELYFNQIYYGNQAYGIKAAAQSYFGKSDLSTLTVAESALLAGLPQSPSILDPSQAGNVERAKDRRAYVLDQMVDFGAITHSQRDAADAEPITVAGPQVTTITAPHFVFQVRNQLAQILGGDESAVTRGGFKVTTTLNTKTQEAAERHVKESVESLHDKNVWNAAMVSIDPRTGEILAYVGSVDYYDRDDPRVQGQYDAAGIAQRQPGSSFKMFNYVTALKKGATAATVVVDARTDFTGRADPTRMSPSACGYCPENADLQYHGPVTMRQAIRESRNVPAVKFLSQYSGIEDTIQTAHDMGITANIDPNQTGLSLTLGSKEVKLVDMASAYGVLANLGVRVTPTYILKVEDSRGKVVWEHKDYEQKRVLDAGVAWLMTDILKDTTQPSRDFIFGSWTNIGRPAALKTGTTDNLKDVYSVGYVPTLVTGVWMGNANGDPMSSRDFSSAMGPGVLWRDYMKEVLDGVPVADWERPANIVQATIVAAPGAFGGYGSGLLPSSLSPFSMTEFFVRGTVPTQVDNWWVAGCPGPDGTARIALKPQERAPGNVWQKYTDQWIKGANAGSYGYGRYSWNLIGSEPCPSPSPSPSPSPSPSQGFSPSPTTRPSGTPFVVPSLTLPPFPSGRTVAPSPTRPP
- a CDS encoding NUDIX hydrolase encodes the protein MNRRVGAIVACVDADGRVLLVRQRGGPFAGAWLLPGGGVEQGESPEDAVRRETLEETGCELTALAHVATYEVDESTEDFRSLMHLYRGNAVGEARAEVGSAVRWSAPDAAGFHAALRRELADAGLRREDDERLARALSATNVTMRRVDR
- a CDS encoding FecR domain-containing protein, coding for MALCVGTVPGIGSTPVAANVQAPAHTPLRAAAVLTVISGDVQTRFGGSGFSSATDGAVLYVGSTVRTSGDARAVLTLFEGSTIELEPASDITIEEATTRSSSTIVQLAQSVGRSWHVVTHLTTADSRYEVRTPAATASVRGTAFEVAVDDALSGPTTTVTTTEGRVATADTAGSSEVLVTADQITTVRANTAPEPPRAAPDAQRVVSVAVVSESSLVVDPLGRVNGFKDGKVFAQTPGARVRMQDGTIVVTLPNVPDGVFATTVSAGTSATVSTTVTDKGEEPVRVNNAVEAGSASTTSGVELRKGSDMPQVRSLTPDETQKLSDAKFGAKAKVRAIAKQTLRAPATTEGNSGTTRAPTKKNDATPQPAATPRRTEGPTPARR
- a CDS encoding endonuclease MutS2, yielding MGAWLERGFVMTTAAERALVTLEYPAIRALLAERSSFTPGRELAEALTPVTDIREADRLQDETAAARDLLRAQPSAGIGGARDIRDALRRARLGGSLEPPQLIEIADTIRAAEKLFAEVHPYPPLAAKARFARPPRDVAEAIEHAIAGTGEVLDRASPRLGSLRAALRAAQARLQQRLDGLLRSPDLSRALQEQLITQRGGRYVVPVKAEMRGAVKGIVHDQSASGATVFIEPLEILEANNALREAELAESAEVRRVLDELSRRVERAGDDLDAVTTALAALDLLLAKAELAAHLECERPVLDSHGIVDLVGARHPLLVERGTGVVPIDVRLGSDFRALVITGPNTGGKTVTLRTLGLLVLMAASGLQIPASRGSRVPVVQRVFADIGDEQSIAQSLSTFSSHLRNVVATLAEAERDDLALLDELGAGTDPDEGAALAMAVLETLLGRGVLVAATTHYPELKAFALNTPGASNASVEFDAESLRPTYRLHIGLPGSSNAFAIASRLGLDNAVLARAESHLSELHRSLERTLREAERHRTDLSAALEEARVSAEDARRLTEQARRESERIRDEAERSARRSRTEADELLLQSRRALRQAESARDQAAKRNLVDDARAALAEAETTRRSAATPEQAPRAAVPIAIGSPVHVEGVSEPGTLLSIDDRGMADVAAGALRLRVPATSLRPARAAQEAPLATRPVIGGSAAAVSLQLDLRGARAEEALEVLDRYLNDAAVAGVDRLRIVHGKGTGALRTAVREVLSRHPLVRAHEPAGAAEGGDGATIVRL